AGAGTCCGAGTATCATGGATTACAATCTTTATGttttatctataaatagagagttaTGATTTCTAGAATAGATGAACAAATTGTTTTTAGTCTTAGAAAGCGTATCAAATGTCGCAAATTTTTGATTTTGTGTAATCTATACCGTTACGGATTCCATTTTCGATCGAAATGATTTGACATGAATTTATAGTCTTAtggttttgttatataaatctaaTTCCATAATATCTATTATCTACCAGCAAATAGTGAATATTCGAACTAAAAGCCCCATAGTTTAAGGTTTTTTGGTATTTACTATTTTTCCGTCTGAAAATAGATAATGGCGAATACAAGATTGGCCTGTTGGAGAGCCAATTTTACACATCCACGAgtgaattatttatttattttttttgctaaatcgaacttgctcaattttttccatatatatatgtgttatcATCTAAATTGGTCCAAATCCATTTTTTACGTACcaatagaaaaatataaatattaccGATTTTATCCGACTTGTCTGCCTAACCCGGTTTTACTCGACTTGACCGATTTGAACCGCCTAGACGTAAGAAAATCGGACTCAACTTATGCCAACCATTTATACATAATTGGATCGGTGTTGTAAATATCACGATCAACTAGTGGCGGACTTACCGATTTTTACAACACTGGCCCTATCTAGTGATGGGCATTCAACTTGAAAAAGTTCCATCCCATATGGGCCAAATATATTTTGGAATTCTTGGACTTCACGAAATTGCCAAAAGAATTCGTTGACTGGGCTCAATTTTGGGCCATGGACTTTCATATAAACACATGAAAACCGAAACGTTTCTTTACTACAACCAAACGACGTCGCGTAAAACcccctctttcttcttcttgcagTTCCATACGGACTAAAACCCTAGTAAAGTCCTCTGCTCCATCGTTTTCCTTTCTGTCTACCCCAAAGACAGCTTCTTTGCTCTCCTCCTTATATCTCTACATCGAATAGTTGTTGAATTTGAGAAATGTTGCGCAGAAACATTCGTTTGAGGAGAGAGTATTTGTACAGAAAGAGCTTAGAAGGCAAAGAGCGATTGCTTTATGAGAAGAAGCGCAAAATCAGAGACGCCTTAGCCGGTAAAAATCGAAAATCAATCGAGTTTTATGTCGCTTCTAATTGTGCGTATGCAAGTTTGTGATTAGTTCATGTGTTTTCTTCACAGAGGGGAAGCCAATTCCTACTGAGCTTAGGAACGAAGAAGCTGCTCTTCGCCAAGAAATTGACCTTGAAGATGAAAATACTGCTAGTAAGTTTTGAAGTATTGAATTAGGGTTCAATTTGGGGTTGTTGATTCATGTTTTTTTGCTTTGTATTGTTGAAATTTAGTTCCGAAGTCCAGCATTGATGACGAGTATGCAAGAGCAACTGAAAAAGATCCTAAGATTTTGCTGACTACATCTCGGAATCCTAGTGCCCCTCTCGTACAATTTGTGAAGGTTGAGCAGAAGCTACTTTTGCAGTCTTGATTAGTTTCAGTCCCTTCATTCTATTTTCCTTCTCCTTATTTTGTGTTTATATTAGTTCTTGTTGGGTCTTTAGGAATTGAAGTTTGTCTTCCCCAATGCGGAGAGAATCAATCGTGGTGGTCAGGTTAGTCTCTCACTCCTTTTTATTCCCTGCTGGGTATTCCTACAACTGGAGTTGAGTGCTGTTAATGGTTGTTTCAGTATGTGGTAGTGTTCAATTTCTTTTGTCCTATCAATTGACTGATTGAACATTTGAACTTCTATTTCTTACATATTATGTTGCATGAAAACTTTGATCGTAAAGGGTTTCATGTTTCCGAAATGTCTCGGAACTGAAATTCTCGAAAACTTGTATGAAATTGAAACATTTAGGGTCACATTtcataaagggcggcccggtgcactacgcatATCCACTAAACAAGGGTCCaaggaggggtcccaccacaagggtgtattgggggcaagccttcccttgccaattttcttttttttggcaagagactgctcctaagactcgaacctgtGACCTCTCAGTCACACGGCAACAgtgtttaccgttgcgccaagagGGGTCACATTtcataatttaagaaaatttgAAATTCGTTTCTTAGAATTTGAAAACATATTTCCTAGGATGTAATGTGTTTTTAGAATCAGATAAATGCTAATCACAATCCTAATATGATCATCATCTTCTACAAGCttacaaaatgaaaaaaatctCCTCTCTATTGTAACATAACATGTATCACTTCTTCGCAGGTTCTTGCTGAAATAATAGAAAGCTGCCGGGCACATGATTATACAgatgttattttggttcatgAACATCGTGGTGTTCCTGATGGTTTAACAGTATGCCATCTTCCATTTGGTCCAACTGCTTACTTTGGATTGCTCAATGTGGTAAGTATACTGActtttttttcttgtagtttttGGCTTCCGGTTTAGCTTTCTTGTTTCGTCTAATCGAGCTTCTAATGTAGGTTACTAGACATGATCTCAAGGACAGAAAAGCTATTGGAACAATGCCTGAGGCTTACCCACATTTGATTCTTAACAATTTTAAAACCAAGGTCAGTTGAGCACTCCGAGTGGCCAATTGATTCTAAATATGTTCCTTAGATGAAAGATTAATGCTTTAATGTGATATTATAGAGCTGATTAATGAATCCTTGCATACTTATTggtaatttattttgtttatgaTAATTTTGTTTACTTTGACAGCTGGGAGAAAGGACAGCAAACATTCTAAAGCATCTTTTCCCAGTGCCCAAACCAGACACTAAACGCATTATCACTTTCGCAAATCAGTCGGATTATGTCTCGTTCAGGTTGGTGCACTTTTTATTTAGTACCTTGAGAAATACTTTCTTTGATTGttagtaataataaaaaagttcaggggcttaaagATGCTTTTTTCCTAATATAAATCGTCTTTTTGGAGTTTAATGCATAACCATAGATTAAACATTGAATcgttttttaaataattttgtaaatATGTTTCTGCAATCATACATATTGTTTAAGAATGTTTAACAATGGATATGCAGGCACCATATCTATGAAAAGAAGGGAGGACCTAAATCTGTTGAGCTTAAGGAGATTGGTCCCCGGTTTGAAATGCGGCTTTATCAGGTAACTCTAATGCTATTTAGTTAATGACTTAATACATCAGGCCCCTTTATACTTGGCTAAATAATCCGATTAACCTTCcttaacttgcttaaagtgacgcGATTAACTCCCAAAGTCTGATAGAAAACAAAACACAGATGACTCTAATCCCCACGGGAGAAACCTCACTCTCTACTAAGTATAGCCACTGCAATAGCAtccaaacaacaataaaaaactTCCTGCCTTCTCTAAAACTATTCCTCTTATACTAATGACTCATACCCTAAATACTAGTGCTGATGTCTTATACACAAAATGCCCCTATTTCTACTAATGGGCTAAGCCATTCTCTAACAAAGTCCTATGGCAAAGCAAAGTGGAGATTTGGACAACTTGAACTGCCAAAGCACgcatcactttaagcaagttaagggggctaaTGGATCACTTTAGGTAAGTTCAAAAGGCTAATGAGATGGGGGACCAAGCGGATTATTTGGCCAAGTACAAGGGGCCcttaatgtattaagccatttttATTCGTCTTGTAGAGAAATTATGGCACTGGTTTGGCAAATATGGTGAATGTTACCTGGTTTCGGTTGAATTTCAGTTTAATCTTTGAAAAAGGAAGAAAATCAAGGAGTTACTGCATTATTTCATTTAGGGATTTAAGGGTTAAATTTGCCTCTTAAGCTTATTAGGGAAGCTCAACTTTACCCTTTTGCTACGAAATAGTCTAGTTTTGCCACATGGTAGAAAGTTTAGCTCAATTTTGGTATCGTACTTTAATATCTAGTagtgaagagtggcaaagggatgcaaTGGTGAGGGATAGGGGAAgccctaagcaaacttggaagagaGTGATTgagagtttattggggattgaggaaaatatcgCAATggtaggacggagtggaggaagagaatttatgtcgctaacatgacttgatttcacggtttcatATGACGGTTCATGTTAATTGACCCCTAATCATTTTGAgactaagactttgttgttgttgttgttgttgttatttgaACCATGAGGAAAAAATCAAGTCAGTGTTGTACGATGTGGGAAAAATTGAGTTTGTCCAATAACCTTAGGGGCAAAATGGcagaaattattagaagcacccggTTCTACATGTCAAATAGAGGACTTCCCATACATATTTTTGCTATATGTAACATGGACCtacacatattataagaggcccaactattttatttataaattggaATCACAATACACGTATCCAAATGTAAATTACGTGTACAAATGTGAATTGGGGTCCTCCAATTGACATGGAAGACCAGGtgtttaatataagaactcgcaAAATGGACTCTTATTCCTTTCATTTATTACAAAATGGACTCTTATTCCTTTCATTTATTACAAATAAACTTAAACTTACAGTTGTTTGTAATTTAAAGTAGGGGTGTCAATTTTTGACATGACAACGTGATTTATAGAGACAACACGACTGACATGAATATCATTTTTCTTGTATTTATAGCATATATAAGGCATAATACATCTCTATCCATCTGTACTTATCTAGAAAAGTTAGTTGTCCCCTACATTTGGGAAACATCCTATTTACTCTCTGAACTTGTTTATAGTGACTATTTATGAACTTTCTAAAACTGACCTGTTGATCCTCTGAACTTGCTTGCAGTGAATTTGGTTATAGTGATCGATTGACCTTCTGACTTTCTTAAAGTAATGCCActtcaacttgtccaaaatcTCCAATTACTCTGAATGTGGACTTAAGGGGGTTCAATAGATCACGTTAAGCAAAATAGATCACGTTAAGCAAGTTCAGAGCGGCCAAAGAATGTTTCCAAAGTAGAACAAAAACTTATCTGAACAAATATAGGAGGCTAGGAATGTATTAAGCCCATATGAGCacatgaaacatatatataacataaCGCCACATTTACTTACACGATAATCCGAATTACCACTCCTAATCTAAACGGTTAGCATCTGACATGTTCTAGCCAAAGTCCATATATAATCTACTTGAACTCTGTTTGTTGTTGTGAATATGCAGATAAAGCTAGGAACGGTGGAACAAAGTGAAGCCCAGGTTGAGTGGGTGATTCGACCATATATGAACACTTCTAAGAAAAGGAAGTTAATTGGAGATTAATTAACAAAAACCTCCAAACCATTTCTAATTTTGTTCCTCCATTTTTGCTGTTTTCACATCAAATATCTATTACAGCTATTTAGTAAGTTATACCTTTTCTTATCCCCTTGCAGTAGTATCTTGTGTTCTTATCTTGCTCAAAATTGCACGTCTCTTCTCAAAACCATTAAATCTATCATGTAAACAGAGGCGACCTTGGATCTacggctgtaaatgagccgatcTGTCCATGAGCAGTTCGATTGTGCtcggctcgatttataaatCGAGTCGAGTTTCGGTGGAGCTTGGCCCGAAAGCTCGAGTAGGCTCAACTATAGGTTCATGACTAAACTTGATTATAATGTTAATGAACACGCTTGTGTACAAgtttggttttatttttttaataatattttatttttgtaaaataatgtagttttgtaggttttaaaattatgaatttgatagttttgtaggttttaataatataattagtaAACATGATTAATGAAATGTTTGAGAGTGAATTCATGAATAAAATTAATCTGTTGCTCGTTAGCAAAGCTTGTGAACAAACTCGGGAGTAGTTCGCTAGCCGTTCATAATATGATGTTGAGTTTGAGTTCGAGCTCATCAATTTTCTAACAAGTTGATCATGGTCTGGCTAAAGCTTGACTCGATTACAGCATCTCTGGATCTTATTTCAGGCAGAAAGCTGCCTGAAACTACCTCTcccgggatggatttggatggaCGGGGTCCAACAGATCCGTGCATCCTCTCAGTTTTAGAAAATTTTCAAGTTTATGTGATTTTCTTCATCTTCGACTTCCTCCCATATTCTCTCAATTCACCACTTGTGATATGCAGAGGCGGACACAAAGGGCCTAAGCCCTCCCGGCTGGCGGAACCACCCCTAATATTGATGGTTTCGGTCCCTCTTTCCGACAAATTAAGATTTTTCATGGTGAATTACTTTTTacgtttgtatttaattacaaaattcaacttgattaatatatgataagtgataaaaacgacataaTCTTACTTTTGTAGTTAAAATCTAGTTTAATTTCGAGAAGTAAAAATTGGCCATGGACATTAAGAtgataacatgtatatatacgtgaaaaaaaaattgaatgagtttgatttaataatttttttttttttttacatacgCACGTCTAAAATTGGTCCCCTCATTCCTCCATttgtttttaattctacaaattaATGAGATTgtcaggactcgaaccctctACCGTTTAGTCCAAACGGACCTGATGCTATGTTGATAGTTAAAGCCAAattatagatcttatattaatctctgacaaaaTTGTATATAATACATCACATGATTTTAGATtccatttttttaaaacattatccaATTCCAATAATTGTCTATTATAGCCTTCTGTACCATCTTTTGTACTGACATTTTGACTGTGCTTATGCTTAATTCAAATGAAGGTAATTGACCTTAATATATATGGCTAATAGTTCTAGTGTGTATTGGTATTGTGATAATTCTCTCTTCGattcaaatttttatttatcttatTATTGGAAAATTTAgttgaaataataatatcattaataaagaaaatattattataaaatgtgaatatttattttattactatAAACACTTTAGTGAGGGGTTTTGTAATAATTATAAACAGTTTAAtgagaatatttttaattattataagtAGGGAATAGTAGTTTATAGTTGAATCAGGTACGATTGACTATCAATAACCTTTATAATTAATAGAACTTTAGAAAACAGGAAATTGTTTTACTAATAATATCAAAGCTGAACCTTACGATAAAACAAAGCCTTTTAAATTTGGCAAAACCTTAAAACAGAATCCTAAACGGAAAAGGAAAAGCGAATCCTGTAATTACACTCCCAGACTCTCTTCTCTGCCTCCATCCCTAGAGAGTTGGTTTCAGGCGGTTCTCGACGTGAAATAAGGTCTAGAGACACTGTAATTGCATTCCGAGACTCTCTTCCCAATCTCCGCCACCGTTCGTACACGGATTCAAAGAAGCAAAAGCAAGAAACTCAGGATCATGTTCAAGAACATCCATGGTGTTCTCATCTAATGTCATCCATGCCTCAATTGAATTACTTCTTCCAACATCtttcaaaattataaaatttgaatCACAAGCACTATTTTTACTTGCTTCTCCAAAAATCCCAACCCAAACAGGTTTTCCATATCCAAAATCAATCTCACTAAAATCAAATGTATGCCAACTAAAAAAGCTAAACACATCAGGATTTTCCATGGAAATCGCTCCAAGCTCATCAAGGTGTTCTAAAATGGCAATAGACCCTTTTTCACCTGACAAACTCTTCAAATACTCACTGTTTACTTTCCCTACACCATCCCTTACTAAACTCACCAATTCCTTCATCTCCATCTTCGTCTCATCGGGATTATACCTCGCAATCGCGGACCAAACGAGGTTTCCAAATGCATATCTCGACATTCGTGGCTTCGTTAGTCTCCGAATATTCACAGCTTGAGACATAACAGAAGGCCTTGGAGAACCTGATATGTTTTCACAAGCTTTCATTGAACATTTCCATATAAAAGCACTTAACGCCTCCACTCGAGTCGTGTTCTTCACGAATTCGCTTCTTCCTTTATCTGTCAGGGCGGATACTGCATTCGCATTGAACACGAATCGCCTTGTCCTGAAGCGTTTTTCGCTAAACCATAGGCTTTCCATCAATGATGTATAGCGAGAAGGCAATGTTTTCTGCGGTGGAAACATCGTGGAAGCCTCGAATAGATTAGGCTGTATGACTTTGTTATACGAACCTGAATCACACGAATTAGCTGCCCatgttttaataaaagaactgcCTGTTATTCCGTCGTTGATCTTATGGGAAAAACACATGCCAAGTGCAATCCCGCCGCAGTTGAAAACATTCACCTGCACAGCTAGTAGTGCTAACGTTGGATCAAGTTGTTGGCAGAATGGTTGATATGGAAGGAACATGTTGAACATTTCCATCTTAGGGTCTCGGATGAAATCGGACAAATGACCGTTCACTCGAGCTTTGAAATAAGGAACACCCGCGTCGAATTCGTCGATAATAAGGTTGTTTTTCACTCTTCCTGATAAAGGGTAGTAGAGATTTAGAGTGTTGGAGAGTGACAATTTTAGTTGAGATGTGATTTGGGTGTTTTTTAGATGAAAATTCTTAGTGTTGTAGAAGAGAATTAGAGGTGAATAAGTTGTGGGTGTAAGCTGGTCTAAAAGGCAGAGATTGAAAGGTTTCAGATTATGAACATGTGAAGAACATGGTCTTATGGTTTCTACT
The window above is part of the Euphorbia lathyris chromosome 3, ddEupLath1.1, whole genome shotgun sequence genome. Proteins encoded here:
- the LOC136224755 gene encoding uncharacterized protein, with translation MLRRNIRLRREYLYRKSLEGKERLLYEKKRKIRDALAEGKPIPTELRNEEAALRQEIDLEDENTAIPKSSIDDEYARATEKDPKILLTTSRNPSAPLVQFVKELKFVFPNAERINRGGQVLAEIIESCRAHDYTDVILVHEHRGVPDGLTVCHLPFGPTAYFGLLNVVTRHDLKDRKAIGTMPEAYPHLILNNFKTKLGERTANILKHLFPVPKPDTKRIITFANQSDYVSFRHHIYEKKGGPKSVELKEIGPRFEMRLYQIKLGTVEQSEAQVEWVIRPYMNTSKKRKLIGD
- the LOC136224932 gene encoding stemmadenine O-acetyltransferase-like; translated protein: MEVSVISVETIRPCSSHVHNLKPFNLCLLDQLTPTTYSPLILFYNTKNFHLKNTQITSQLKLSLSNTLNLYYPLSGRVKNNLIIDEFDAGVPYFKARVNGHLSDFIRDPKMEMFNMFLPYQPFCQQLDPTLALLAVQVNVFNCGGIALGMCFSHKINDGITGSSFIKTWAANSCDSGSYNKVIQPNLFEASTMFPPQKTLPSRYTSLMESLWFSEKRFRTRRFVFNANAVSALTDKGRSEFVKNTTRVEALSAFIWKCSMKACENISGSPRPSVMSQAVNIRRLTKPRMSRYAFGNLVWSAIARYNPDETKMEMKELVSLVRDGVGKVNSEYLKSLSGEKGSIAILEHLDELGAISMENPDVFSFFSWHTFDFSEIDFGYGKPVWVGIFGEASKNSACDSNFIILKDVGRSNSIEAWMTLDENTMDVLEHDPEFLAFASLNPCTNGGGDWEESLGMQLQCL